GCTCCATCTGGTGGCGGTCCAAGGTTGGTATAAAATTCTACTCGCCTTTTAATAGTCTAAACTAACTGTTGTGAAACATTGTGTTCCTTATGATGTGTGACCATGACCCTGAATCAGAATGAATAAAGTAAAAATGATGTGTTGGGCAGATTTATACAGTACCTCCTCAATTTCATTAAACGTTtaacatttatttttcaaaaatattttagatTAGCAATTTCGTGAATGATTCAGCTGGCTTATTCATTATTTTCATAagacaaattaatgtaatacCTTTATGTTTTTCCATATTGTAGCCATCAAAAGCAGCAAGAGCAGCTCGTACATTCCCAGTTGAGGGAGAACATTATCAGTACAACATCAGCAGCTCAAGAAATGAATCACAACCACTTGTTCGGAGTAGCAAGATCTTGTTTCCCAGAGAAATCACGAGGATCATTGCAGTCTTTGCCAATCGATAAGCATCAGGACTGTTGCACACCAACACCATCAGCTATTAGCAAGTCAGGCGTTCTTAATGTTTCTTCACCTTCTGCTTCTCTGAAGTCCACAACCCCATCACCCGATGCTACACCAGGTGCTGCAAAAGCTGAAGCCTCATCTTCTGTTTCTGTAAAGTTCACATTGCCATCACCAGTTACCAGGTCAGGTGTTGTAAAAGTTTCCTCATCATATGCTTCGGTCAACTCAACTTTGCCATCAGCTATTACTGAGTCTGCTACTATACAAGCTGCTACACCATGTGCATCAGCAAATTCAGCATTGCCATCACCCTTTGCCAAGTCTGGTGTTATAGAAGCTACTTCATCCGTTACCAATTCAGGGTGTGCTCCATTTGCTTTGCCCTGTCCTTCAATGCACTCTACATCATCTGAGGACATTGAGAGTTTATATGCCTTGCTACTACAAGACAACTCAGACCCTTCTGGTGCACAGGCAGCTGTAGGAGGAACAGCAATAAAAGCAGTAAATGTTTCTAAACAGGTCACTACCACAAAACCAATCATGCAAGCTTCACCAATTCAGGCAGAGACAGCAGATCACCAAGCAGAGGATAACTTGCATCCTAGAAGTGAAATACCGGTGGCTAAGAAGCCCATTGATCGCCTGCTTGATGCAGTAAGCCTGACTGATTGATCATATTGTTGACAATTGATATTTCAAATTCTCTTACTTATTCTTTTGACTTGTCTTCAGGTGCGAACTTCATCACCATCAATGCTTTGCAGTGCAGCTAATTCTGTCTACTCAGTCCTCAACATGAATGATTATGTACCACCTAGGGAAATAGATGCATTTCAGTATTCGCAGCAGGGTGGATCTAACACAGTGAACAAAATGAAGCGTGTTTTCGAAAGTACATCATTATGTTCTGAATCAGCACCACTGGGCAGCATGGATGGAAGTTGCATGACATTTGATTGGACTATCTCGGAGGCTGAATACAGTGCAGAACGTGGTGCTAAGAGGCAGAAAGTACAGGTAGCATGAGTTTTCTTTCCCTTTGTTTAAACACATTATCTATTTTTTTCTGAAGCTGCTGATCAGGAGCTATCGATCCTTTTAACAATTAGAACATATTTCTATCAAAAACAGAGCAGTCTCACTTTTCTCAAACATTCCATCACAGAATGCTAAGGATACTCTGTTAGACGAGATAAACTCTGTGAACAACATGCTATTAGATACCTTTATCAGCATCGCCCAAGACAATGGAACAGATGGGATGGCTTCTGGCAATGGTGGGACACTGATCGAGCTCTTCTACACCGCCATATCACTAACGCCAGACCTTGCATCGCTCTTTGCAACATCTGGAATGGTACTCAGTCTACAGACTACTGCCTATTCAGTATTCACGACACATTGCATAAAGTTCTTTGGTATTGACGGACTTCATCCTTGCAGTCTATTGTCATGCCAGTGAAGGTCTTGGTCCCCGTAGATTATCCGAGAAGCTCTCCTGTGCTTGTCTGTGACCAGGGCGATGAGCAAATGAGGTGAGTTCAGGCAGCTCATTCCTACAAACTAATAGTAATCGTATGGTTAACATATTTTCTATCCGTTGTTGTCTTGTTGAGCTGCAGTTCGGTTGGCTGCAGGAAGAGGTTCAGTGAAATTTCTGGTGCGGCGGACGTGGCCTTCCGGCGCACCCTCTACGGACTCCAAGAGCCCATGTCGGTGGTGGACATGGCAAGGGCGTGGGATGCTTCCGTGCGGAGGTCCATCGTGGATTTTGCACAGCGGCACGGCGGGGGGATGTTCAGCTCCAGGTATGGTGAGTGGACTTGGTGCTGACGGTGCCTGGGAAATGGAGACAGCGTGTGCCGCTTGTTTTGTTGTATACAACGGAAACAAAGGAAGATCGGAAGTCGGACGACGCTTCGTCAGCGTTCCACCATTAGTAGATAAGACCGTGAGAAAATACCGTGCGGTGGAATGAAGGACCATGTTGACGTGCTGCGCCACGCGTCCGTCCGGAGGGATTCACTGCGTCGGACGTCTTGCACGGTAGAATTACCGGAGGAAGATATAACATGCTGGTCAGTTTAAGATTTGAATATCGGAACAGGTGCAAGAGAAGTACTTTTTTATGTACTTTTGTGAATCCATGCttctatagatggatgtatgtATATTGGTTTGTGAATCCAGTTATTTGTATTGGTAAGATATTTATAATTTTGACCGTTGGTGTATGTTAATAAATAATCAAGTAGACTGATGAAAGATACTCCCccattttttaaatatatgatattaaaaatggagggagcatTGATTGCAGTAGATTTATTATATAACGAAAAGTATGTCTTATGATATTAAATTAAATACTCCTAATTTTCAATATGTTTTACGATATGCTATCTTCTTAATTTTAAATATCATGTTTTGATAGAAACGGCTATCAATGTTCCATTATCTAGACCTTGTCAGTGTTAAAACATTTATATTTACTTATGTAGGGAGTACTATTTTTTCTAAAGAGTAAATTTCACAAGCGTCTTTAAACTTATCGCAAGTTCTTCCGGTCccggtactctcaaaatgcCCCTGATCTTCCTTAAACTTATTCCGAGTTCTCATCCTAGTCTTTCAACTTGTCTCGAGCTCCCATACTTCTCTCGGTACTCTCAAAAGGGCATATAACAGTCCCTAAACTTGTCATGAGCTCTCATCCACTAAAAACTTTGAGTGGAATTATATTTGAACTTTGTTTAAAATCCTCATaaaattttgatcaattttCAATGGGACTCAAACTTGGTTTCAAATACTCACACCAAAACACTAGAATGCGCGGATCGCAATGAATCAACTCAAGGAGCACCCCTGTGCAAAATGGCTAGCCGAGTTTTGGAAATCGACTAGGTCGGTTTTCTCATACTCACTGTAAAAACCTACGAAGACTTACCAGAGATAGATCCTGTCGGGGTTGGCGCACCTAGAGTTGAATTCAGCAGGCCACCTACAATGTATTCGAATGGCGTAGTGACTCAACAAGAATAGCAACTATGGTTTGAAAATAAAGTAAAGGGACTAGTATTTTGATCGACTAGAGAACCTCAATCAGCTATAACCCTTCGTATTTAGAGGTTGGGGAGGTATTGCATGATCAAAGATCGTTTAGAAATCAAATCCTGCATGAATCTTCGATATTACTCGGATTAGGTTCAAAACCGGCTTGCCTCCTTTAGGACATCAGCCTAGCCGGTTTTTCCTGGAAGTGCCAATTTTGGTCATCAGTACGTTTTATGGAGGATAGAAGGGAGGGGACGGGCGCAATGGAAGAAGTGGCTCGCCAATTTATTTTGTGCTGAACCTACGATTTTGTGTACTAAGGAGAGAGAACGGATGGATGACGCTGGGATTAAAATGAGGAGAGGGGGTTGTTTACGTTTCGCTATATAGTAGTGCTCTTGGAAGATGCACAGACGTACAGCACAGCAGGAGTCTATGGCTGCCACGCGACGAAGCAAGAGGTCGccaggttgaagaaaaagaacggTATATGTAGTTGTTGGGCTGGGCTGGCTCGGCCTTGCATGCGGCCCACAAAGGGATAGATGCGTGCTAGTGACGTGAAGGGTCTGGTTAATAGCTTCTTTGAGCTATTGTGCATGCTAAAAAGTTTGAAGGAAACAAAATGGTAAGAAACGAAACAGGTGGGAAAATTGGCAAAAGGTGGGCTCGGCCAGCCAGAAGGAGAAAGAaagatttagaaaaaaaaataacgaAATAAGAGAGAGAATCGAAAGGAGAGCCGGAACAAAAGATTTAGAAATTGATTTACACCGGTAGAAAActagcctttagtcccagttgatagGAGCCAAATCTTccaaaatccatccgggataaagcaatcgagacgaaaggggggtctttagtcccggatcactcaatcgggactaaagacaccctttagtccctgttggtctGCCACGTCAGGCGCGGAACACGCCCCTTTAGTCCGGTTGTttttttcaaccgggactaaagtacATGCATAAAATTTACAGCTTGCATGGCACTTGTAATTTCATACATCACATACCCTTTAGTTACCTTTAGTAGttaagactttttttataatgaaatcaaactagtatttatacaattactatatatacaattcttagtatatatacaatGCTTAGCATACTATAGAAATCTTGgcatagtatttatacaattagtatatatatatatatataaatttgcCCCGGTCATTCCTtggatcttcccgtcgtggtgttgctcggtgcgtctaattttcgtccatcgtaataaaattcttcttgtggatttaccacctcatccATCACGAATcccatgagaccttcacatattgcccctattctttccttctccaagagtttttgTTGAATATTATGCATCTGTAATTTAGAAATATGCGAATGTTatatgaacaattaaatataaggagctagaaaataattaatttttaatagtttattttacatactttaaagttATGTggtgtcatctttagtcccttgggtcccacaaaactgtgcatgtgctcacagacgtagtagtCATATAGATTATTCACGGGTTcttgtcttaagcacttcagtgggggaaaaacaagttatgaaatattcgtgctatagaatgtacaaaatgtgcaaacttcatacgtactgggaagtctgtgttccatgtaagtttttctttgaatggacttTTGTGTTTCCGGATGAATTGTCTCCATGCTTTgcagattaaaataatgaatgatacagtattaggtgaaaatttaggaaacaaacttttgcatagaggtaaaggtccagaattattacaagtctagcatgtcttgaatgtcttggtactccttcgatggtttcctcaacgaatcgaagatagtgatgtggcttctatcaggctcaattattaggaggatccagtggaaaTTGCTTACCTAAATGTCATATTAGAGcaaactaacattaatcaggtaaggaaaaagaaaatgaaaatagatggtATACACATACTTAcatgaagttgtatggaagtagtatgtattccttgtaattttgtttgtccAGAAAATTGTATAATTCCATCAACATTTACTCTAGAAAATCCCGTATCTGGTGTTGGTTAActagggatggatccatgaaaccAACATGGAAGTATGCTTCTCGTTGGCACgtttgaattagcatcctacataaaatggaagatagTTAGTAGGGAGACGCAcgtataaaaaataatgatatgagccaaaatttacatatagataaacggacacttataGAGTCCAAGCGCTaatgagagagacatcaagggcatcatgatggtacacttcatatatatccttgaattccaaccacaggactttctcgccttcaTCGAAAAAATCTATCGATTTTACCTTAAGGCTAAACATTTCCCTGTCAATGGCGgactgcttcatgtaccattcatggaatttgtacatctttgttgatagcttccgtaccaactcagaccttaccagagacttgcctaggtcaaaggtccatttcggttcaaCTGGTTGTGCAGCTGGCACCTCACTTTGCCCTAGACATTTAGAAAGGGACATTCCTATTTCTTGAATGAATTTCACTACTTGTTCTCATTGATCCAaaggcattgctgctatcttttgagcatctttttctggtagatggCTGAGGTGGGGGATAGTATCCcttcaagacaactttcctttccttttttatctctcatcagccttgactaacgcCCGGTTGTAGTTCGATAGATGTGGTATCGTCTTCTTTGTTGCTTCTGacatctttataaaaaaaattaattgtcTTCGATCTACTAGTGGTGGCTCCAtcaccttttctttcttcagctaTTTTCCTGAACCACTCCCTgcattctgcttggatttcggcccagcgttcctcatgagtcattgcctaccTGCGTTCCTCATGAGACACTTCAGGCTCCTTGGTTTTATTCTTTCGTTGTCTTGGTCGTGACTTCctaagtggtgctgcaggttccttttTCGATGCGGCTCACAGTCCtagcgacggtgatcggggaggggtgttgttgccGTCGTCGCTTGCACCACTAGGATGTGCTGGAGACGGAGACCGTGATCGAGCAAGAAGCAATACTCCTGATGGTgatgacggtcctggagcaggttgtgctggagatgatggtcctggagcaggccatggtggagatgatggtcttgagctttgaggagatggtcactgctggggatctacggggagcggtgaTGCCTCTGTGctgaggatgatgatgtagcatttgcaccatagaatgatcccgtcaagtgcatctcctagtgtcctttcccggtcacctcctgggaggtcgagcactaggccttcatattggctatcaacgagCAGCTCTAGGCCGACgctagcatagccaggtggaatctccatgccatggcttgtctaccctggcaggattggtaaggcactcctgTAATCCACCTAGCAcattcatgcaaagattcttcttcaggtgcatcacgtctattgcattgcggaCGTCTAGGATTTCCCactaaggtagctcccaaaatattgacttcttctacATGGGTGCACATCTGTTATCGTCGTTCGAAacaggttcgctaccaagaccctttctaaagactacccttacatccttcaTCGTGTCAAAGACActctttccattacggtgtgcaggttttttacaaTGGTCTgtcacccctttgaaatgcattcctctctttctcagcgggtggttagcagggagaaatcgatgatgatccatatagatgaccttcttacaatgcttcaaatacatgttgtctttGTCATCTAAATAGTAGGTGCAGGCtcaatatcccttgtttgtttgtCCCGAAAAGTTACTCAGTGCAAGCCagtcattgatggttacgaacaacaatgcttgtaggttaaagctctcttgtttatcttcatcccacacatgtacaccttcttcaTTCCAGAGTAGTAAAacttcatcaaccaacagtcttaggtacatgtcaatatcgttgccaggttgttttgggccttggataagcattggcatcataatgaacttccgcttcatgcacagccaaggaggaaggtttaacatacatagggtcacaggccaagtactatgaccactactcaacttactgaatggattgaatccattagtacttaaaccaaaccttatgttccttgcatcactttcaaagtctgggaatgctctatcaattaaTCTCCACGGGCCCCATCCGCGGGGTGTCTCaacatctcatcttgcttacgttcttctttgtgccatcgcatcaacttagcattcgcgttgtttctgaacaaacacttcaagcgtggtattacaagaaaataccacatcaccttcataggaactctcttcttgggaggctgcccctcgacatctcCAAGAttatctcgcctgatcttataccgcaacgctccgcacacaggacaagcatcaaatttctcgtattcatcaccacgatagaggatacattcattagggcatgcgtgtatcttctgaacctccaattctagagggcaaacaatctttttagcttcatatgttgtggatggcaattcattattctcgggaaaaatcttcttgataattttcaacatcccctgaaatgccttatcggacacaccatttttggccttccactgcataaattctagtgtggtatccaattttttatggccctgtttgcaatctaggtacaacaattttttgtgatcattaatcatgcgctgcaacttttctgattccttcacagtttcgcaatctctgtgtgcatcccatagcacctgactaaggtcatcagtagggctatcttctgcaaactcatcttcattagcctcgcccattgtagtatctgtaAAAGCTTGGCCTACAGCCCAATccagaatgttgttatcattcttctcttcttcgccgtcttccattgtaacccctctttcgccgtgcttggtccaaaccaaatagttaggcatgaaaccgtatctaaacaagtggttgtgaatagtccccctgGAAGCCtatgaatagtccttcttgttactgcattggaagtatggacaacatatgaacttgttctctagcttgtttgctttggccactttgagaaaataatgcaagccatcaacaatcTAAGTTTATttcgcatgaaaatggattacgcattttttccttttttttatttctgttgtaCACAGCTAGttttaatatgatttttagCATGAATTCTCTAATATCTTGCCAATgttataaatattaggttatatggtagttgttttttttccaattcaaatatattatttcttcattcttcaatgattacaaataTAGGTTCTCTTGTTGCGAATAAGTGTGTCATTTCCGTTTCGtatcaaaattcatctttacgtgcctattgatggttatttgatacTCTTTATGacttatctacatgctattcacgattgaaagcatgtcaaactttgtagtgcaaatgatgctgaaagtttagatatagatagaaatacacatatttaaatttcagatccaaacaacatgatacactaggacaaaccatccactgagtactatctaggaggactttaagcatccttgggcggtgaagacgaaggtttcgctgacccagccACATCCTATGGCTTATTTGTGCCTTCTGCAAttgtagtactaagtggacgtgaaacacccgagACTGGAGGTGGAGCATAACcagaccaccaaaaggaggttcctgacccgccgcaacagcatcttcatgacatctttgcaaataacaaaGCATTGATTTCTCCTACGTGGTCATTTTCTTCGgtttatcatgagggccaactatggttttccccttgccgtgagaggaacgacgatcgccccaccatcaccactacctccagtagtagaagccatctctatgtacaaaaattcataccttagcactgcttGCATACACACATCCTCTCCATTCTTCCTCATTCTAACCAAATCATTTTTCTCCCGGTCGGTGCAAAATCTAGCCGACTAGTAAATATTGTAGTTTTGCCATGCATTAGATCGGATATgacctagcacacaatgacacaggatgtatactggtttgGGCAACGGGCCCTGCGTCCAGTCGAGGTCAGTCGATCGACTATATTTTTGAGcctaggtgctcaaagtttacAGTGGGGGTGCAAAAGAGAGAGGGATAGGAAGGAGTGTCCAAGACCTGGTCGTTCTCTGGTCCAAGTGGGAGAGAGTGACTGGGGGCTCAGACACGCGCTATGTGTTGGTGAGAATCAGAGTATGTGGAAGTGATGAAGCCCGAGAGAGAGAGGTCAGACGGTGAAGGgtcgtccccttttatagtacaaggggacAGACTTAaaagtcagagagagagagagggagttaTTGTGCGggtgctgcctagtcttgttGAGGCCCATGTCATCGGGTATGGTATGGCCACTGTCCTCAGTCCCTGTTCACCTTGTCAGGCCACTCCGTTGTAGCAGGTAGGTTGCGGCGGCACAGTGCGAGGCGTGCGTAGGGTGTGGCGTGGTATGGTTCCTCACACGGTAGTTGACCTGGGCGCTTCCTCTTGTCTGTTCCACCTGCTCCCTGGGCCCGCACCAAGCGGGAGTCCCCGATAGATCGTCCTAGTTTGTCCCGACCGTGTTGGTTGGGGGGAGTGGTGGAGTTGGTACGGTGCTTCCCCGATCAGGGGAACACGGTTAGGGTTGGACTATGGTCCCACCCCCGACTGGACCCTTCGGGTCGGGGCACCGACCAGGCCTCCTGGTTAGAGGATCCAGTCAGTGCCTGGATCTTGTTCTCGACCTGCATTGCGTATCTGGGCTGGCCCAGATACGCACCATTGCCCCACCTCTTGTTGTGCCAAGCACTGAAGGGAGGCGGTCCCATTGGGGACCCGGGGTCCATGGACCCGTTAGGACCCCCGAGCCCCTTTGGGGCTTTGTTGAAGCTGTGAAGGGGTTGTCTAGCTTCAGTCGGTAGATCGTTGCTTCGTCAGGGGGAACACACGACAATACTGTTCATTTTGTCTTGTTTGCGAAAAGGACGAGCGATGTGTGGGGACTAGCCCTGTATCCTAGACGATAAGGATAAGCTTTACGCGGGTGTCATACCGTAGCCTTGTGCCCCAGTACCTTCACCTCGATTCTAGGCACCTTTATTGTGACGTAGATGTACCTTCGCCTCGATTCCAGATCCCCTTTTTCAGGTGCCTTTATAGCACGGCCACGGACGCATACTGTGACGCTTCGGAATGGTAGCTTGAggcccggctataaataggggtGCTTCCACATCCAGAGTTCCCATGGCTCGAGTTGTAGATCCAGTAGGTTTTAGACTCCTGCTCTTCTCCATGGGCGGCTTAGGCCGTTCCTCGTGATGCCAGAGGATTTCTCGTAATAGGTGCCCAGATGCTTCTTCCCTTTGCAGCCTCTTTGGGCTTGTCCGGGGGTCATGATGCTAGAAGATCTCTTGTAAGGAGAGGGCATCGTGCGTCCCGGGCGAAACTTGCCCCTAAGGCTGGCTGGGAGGACAAGGGCGCCActgagggaggaaggggaagcgCAGCTTCCTTGTCCTCACTCTCTGCTCGGGCCGCCACAGAGGGAGGACAGAATTTTGATCGCAACTTTCTTGTATTGCATGagctctttttgtttcttttggtcTCGAGGCAGTTTACCCAGGTCAACATAGAGGAAGGAGAGAACTTTCAGCGCAGCTCTCCTATGGTGCCTAAGTTCTTTTATCTTCTTCAGCCCCTACCGCAGAGGGAGGAGATCGAAGAAGAATCGGCGAAGACGAATCGATTAGCATGAGAGAACTTTTGGCGAGGTGTCTGCTTCTAGGCGTAGGGTAGTCCCTGGGGTTGTACTCTCACGCTCTGCGTGATATGGTAAAAGCCTTCGGACAAATGTATTTGCACGCTTTgagtgatattgtaaaagcctttGGGCTCCTGTTTTTAGCTCAATGAAAGCTTATATttgatatatatatttcatgtgCCCATTGCACTGTGGAAGCGGATTGTTGTTGGGACTCTTGGCATTCTCCCCTTAGTCTGCCGCGTCACGAGTAGGATCAGACATCTAGCCCCCGAGCAGGtacaggcgcccagcccccgagcgtatgaCTGGTAGGGGCCGCAGAGGTGCGCCAGGTTGATTCAGGTGCCCAGCTCTTGAGGAGGTGTAGCGTGGGCTGCGGAGGTGCACCGAGTAGGCATAGGTTCCCAGTTCCCAAGCAGGGGACTTGGTGGTAGTCCATCTTCCACCAAGTTCGCGCGAGCGGACTCGgtgggtctagcccccgagcctgtggtcgACTTGGGAATCAGTCGGAGCTGAGAATTGAGGTAATCTTTTCTGGGGTTGCGTACTCTTGTGTCCCCATCGGTCGGTATGAGGTGGTCCCTATTGCGAATCAGGGCGCTTGCCTGTGTGTGCTTCGACCGCGACCTGTGTCGTCGGTCATAGTCCTGAGTTGGGATCTGGTGGCCCAATCCCCTAAGCTCTGATGAGCTCGGTCGATCGGTCATGTTTTTCATGCATCACCCCGTTCACGGTTTCCACAACTAGAGACGTTGAGCTAACATCACTTGCCTTGATGGCTCGAGTGGCGCGCTGGGTGAGCTCGCTAACGGGCATGTTCGAGTGGAATCCAGGTCCGTCATTCATAACGGGGtcggcatagccctcatgtggcattccactgctccttaACCTGACTCCCGGTAGATGCCTTAGTAGTTCCGGAGACCGACTCGGGTGGCCCACTGGCCTCCCCTCAATGGAGATTCTGTGGGCATGGCTCGAGGTCAAGATCGAACGAGAAGGTGAAGATGACCCTGTCTGCTTCTGAGCGGGTCGGGTGAAGCCTACTAGGGCTCATCTGCATTTTCTCCACTAGCTCTGTTTGGCACGAGGTGGCCACGAGCCCTTCGCGGGCTGGCCTTCGTACCCCGACCGGTTGCGGCTCATTTCGAATGACCGGCTATTGCTTTGTGACGCGATGCAAAGCAATTGTAATGCAATGATTGTATGTATGGAATGAATGTATGAATGAATGGGTGCTCATACACTGATAAAGTAAATGGGGGGTCGATAATATTACCTCAGTCGGATTTCTAGGCATCACTGCATCCACAATTTCCGCAACCGGAGGGGTTAAGCTGATGTAGCTTACCTTTGACAGTTCAAGCGACAGGCCTGGAGGACCCTTAGCGGGCATACCCGAGTGGAATCTGGATTCGTTGTTCGTGACAGGGTCCGTATGTCCTGCATGTAACACCCCACTATTTCTTACCAGTCTCCCGTCAGATGCCCGAGTCATCCGACTAACCTGAGTGGTTTGCTGGCCTTTCATTAATGAAGGTTCTGATGGTGGGCCCTTGCCTTGGAAGGCGGAGGGTCGCTTGCGCGCAGTCGTTCCTTGTTTTTCTCACCCTTACTGTGATAGTGGGTGGGCCCCAC
This portion of the Setaria viridis chromosome 7, Setaria_viridis_v4.0, whole genome shotgun sequence genome encodes:
- the LOC117863180 gene encoding uncharacterized protein isoform X2 is translated as MQDGAAAGGMRPWRQDLDSLLRPRVIDTIARKLAQVYHGQLDSTQDLNRVAASFENKVFHEANSKGDYLRRISVRLVSLKQKQKQKLLQRISGHQQQIQAGSDTRQINAVHAIHGGNSSITAMPQVTSMMSTHGRQSSQLQSLPMTPPGSGLVPNQHVSYPFAPNMHVNVKQEQLEATGKPDQILNSCHASISPFASGVQLSQQMVQSVASQNLKQLALQMQPTNFSGGNPISTAHQQRQPLDQSNVQEQMMANQQGLGFNQQQDRLKYQILVEQQANVTTTNNSHPGAQNNQPGITVGFRSTLKMHEQEALNEHIKMEPQPVSLLQPLITVSQQNSSFCTIPQTLATMGRAGEVDWREDMFQQIKPLKDAHLSELTELNQVLHVPKLTEKQFESLPKDKAGQYIFRVNLKKRTTLVLNFLLLEKCNIPDNYRGQFSMFLKSIKDLVGYYRRSKNRMMDARDKPQIFHGQPQIINLSGDQAPSGGGPSHQKQQEQLVHSQLRENIISTTSAAQEMNHNHLFGVARSCFPEKSRGSLQSLPIDKHQDCCTPTPSAISKSGVLNVSSPSASLKSTTPSPDATPGAAKAEASSSVSVKFTLPSPVTRSGVVKVSSSYASVNSTLPSAITESATIQAATPCASANSALPSPFAKSGVIEATSSVTNSGCAPFALPCPSMHSTSSEDIESLYALLLQDNSDPSGAQAAVGGTAIKAVNVSKQVTTTKPIMQASPIQAETADHQAEDNLHPRSEIPVAKKPIDRLLDAVRTSSPSMLCSAANSVYSVLNMNDYVPPREIDAFQYSQQGGSNTVNKMKRVFESTSLCSESAPLGSMDGSCMTFDWTISEAEYSAERGAKRQKVQNAKDTLLDEINSVNNMLLDTFISIAQDNGTDGMASGNGGTLIELFYTAISLTPDLASLFATSGMSIVMPVKVLVPVDYPRSSPVLVCDQGDEQMRKRFSEISGAADVAFRRTLYGLQEPMSVVDMARAWDASVRRSIVDFAQRHGGGMFSSRYGEWTWC
- the LOC117863180 gene encoding uncharacterized protein isoform X1 — translated: MQDGAAAGGMRPWRQDLDSLLRPRVIDTIARKLAQVYHGQLDSTQDLNRVAASFENKVFHEANSKGDYLRRISVRLVSLKQKQKQKLLQRISGHQQQIQAGSDTRQINAVHAIHGGNSSITAMPQVTSMMSTHGRQSSQLQSLPMTPPGSGLVPNQHVSYPFAPNMHVNVKQEQLEATGKPDQILNSCHASISPFASGVQLSQQMVQSVASQNLKQLALQMQPTNFSGGNPISTAHQQRQPLDQSNVQEQMMANQQGLGFNQQQDRLKYQILVEQQANVTTTNNSHPGAQNNQPGITVGFRSTLKMHEQEALNEHIKMEPQPVSLLQPLITVSQQNSSFCTIPQTLATMGRAGEVDWREDMFQQIKPLKDAHLSELTELNQVLHVPKLTEKQFESLPKDKAGQYIFRVNLKKRTTLVLNFLLLEKCNIPDNYRGQFSMFLKSIKDLVGYYRRSKNRMMDARDKPQIFHGQPQIINLSGDQAPSGGGPSHQKQQEQLVHSQLRENIISTTSAAQEMNHNHLFGVARSCFPEKSRGSLQSLPIDKHQDCCTPTPSAISKSGVLNVSSPSASLKSTTPSPDATPGAAKAEASSSVSVKFTLPSPVTRSGVVKVSSSYASVNSTLPSAITESATIQAATPCASANSALPSPFAKSGVIEATSSVTNSGCAPFALPCPSMHSTSSEDIESLYALLLQDNSDPSGAQAAVGGTAIKAVNVSKQVTTTKPIMQASPIQAETADHQAEDNLHPRSEIPVAKKPIDRLLDAVRTSSPSMLCSAANSVYSVLNMNDYVPPREIDAFQYSQQGGSNTVNKMKRVFESTSLCSESAPLGSMDGSCMTFDWTISEAEYSAERGAKRQKVQNAKDTLLDEINSVNNMLLDTFISIAQDNGTDGMASGNGGTLIELFYTAISLTPDLASLFATSGMSIVMPVKVLVPVDYPRSSPVLVCDQGDEQMSSVGCRKRFSEISGAADVAFRRTLYGLQEPMSVVDMARAWDASVRRSIVDFAQRHGGGMFSSRYGEWTWC